The Apium graveolens cultivar Ventura chromosome 11, ASM990537v1, whole genome shotgun sequence genome has a window encoding:
- the LOC141697231 gene encoding protein HESO1-like isoform X1 has translation MNSYSLVEKTLQRILILIKPKDDDWAVRFHIFQEVRDAVESVESLRGATVEPYGSFVSNLFTRRGDLDISIQILSGSYITYAGRKQKESLLADLLETLRSEGTWRKLRFVNNARIPFLKLEHNLQISVDISINNLIGHMKAKLLFWINEIDRRFHEIVLLVKEWAIAHDINESESGALHSYSLTLLVIFHFQTCVPAILPPLKDLYPGDLAHDLSGVRTDAEKQIEETFALSMDRFRRSRKINRSSLTDLLISFFAKFSDIDERALVQGINPYSGQWEDIGSNMAWLPRKYALYVEDPFEQPANTARTVTNIHLTRTAEAIRATHDILAATGHNQATLFATLIRQDRLSPRTRSKVRNPKETGSYNLSRPQVDRASHQTRNSKNNGRSKNANKNRPVWSNHNQAQQVWRPKH, from the exons ATGAATTCCTACAGTCTAGTGGAGAAAACTTTGCAGAGGATTCTTATTCTGATCAAACCTAAGGACGATGATTGGGCAGTGAGATTTCATATCTTTCAAGAAGTTCGAGATGCCGTTGAATCTGTGGAAAGCCTTAGAG GTGCGACGGTAGAGCCGTATGGCTCTTTTGTTTCTAATCTTTTCACAAGACGGGGGGATCTGGATATATCTATCCAGATACTCAGTGGTTCGTATATTACTTATGCTGGGAGAAAGCAGAAGGAGAGTTTACTAGCAGATTTACTGGAAACTCTTAGGAGTGAAG GTACATGGCGTAAGCTCAGGTTCGTCAACAATGCTAGAATACCCTTCTTGAAATTGGAGCACAACCTTCAAATCTCTGTTGACATCTCCATCAATAATCTGATTGGTCATATGAAGGCCAAGTTGCTATTCTGGATCAATGAGATCGATAGACGCTTCCATGAAATAGTTTTGCTG GTCAAGGAATGGGCAATAGCACACGATATAAACGAATCAGAGTCTGGGGCTTTGCATTCATATAGTCTCACCTTGCTGGTTATCTTTCATTTTCAG ACATGTGTACCGGCAATTCTACCTCCTCTAAAAGATCTCTATCCAGGAGATTTGGCACATGACCTTTCAG GTGTGAGAACTGATGCTGAGAAACAAATTGAAGAAACATTTGCTCTTAGCATGGACAGGTTTCGTAGGTCTAGGAAGATAAACCGAAGTTCTTTAACCGATCTGCTCATATCATTCTTTGCAAAG TTCTCTGACATTGATGAGAGGGCCCTAGTACAAGGCATTAATCCTTACTCTGGACAGTGGGAAGATATTGGGAGCAACATGGCATGGTTGCCCAGAAAATATGCACTCTAT GTTGAGGACCCTTTTGAGCAGCCTGCTAATACTGCAAGGACCGTAACCAACATCCATCTGACAAGAACGGCAGAGGCAATTCGAGCAACACACGATATACTTGCAGCAACAGGGCATAACCAGGCTACTCTCTTTGCTACACTAATTAGACAAGACCGATTGTCACCACGGACAAGATCAAAAGTCAGAAACCCTAAAGAGACTGGAAGCTACAACCTGAGTCGTCCACAGGTCGACAGAGCATCACATCAAACTCGCAATTCAAAGAATAATGGACGTTCAAAAAATGCGAATAAGAACAGACCAGTGTGGTCTAATCATAATCAGGCACAACAGGTTTGGAGGCCAAAACATTAG
- the LOC141697231 gene encoding protein HESO1-like isoform X2, translated as MNSYSLVEKTLQRILILIKPKDDDWAVRFHIFQEVRDAVESVESLRGATVEPYGSFVSNLFTRRGDLDISIQILSGSYITYAGRKQKESLLADLLETLRSEGTWRKLRFVNNARIPFLKLEHNLQISVDISINNLIGHMKAKLLFWINEIDRRFHEIVLLVKEWAIAHDINESESGALHSYSLTLLVIFHFQTCVPAILPPLKDLYPGDLAHDLSGVRTDAEKQIEETFALSMDRFRRSRKINRSSLTDLLISFFAKFSDIDERALVQGINPYSGQWEDIGSNMAWLPRKYALYVEDPFEQPANTARTVTNIHLTRTAEAIRATHDILAATGHNQATLFATLIRQDRLSPRTRSKVRNPKETGSYNLSRPQVDRASHQTRNSKNNGRSKNANKNRPVWSNHNQAQQLF; from the exons ATGAATTCCTACAGTCTAGTGGAGAAAACTTTGCAGAGGATTCTTATTCTGATCAAACCTAAGGACGATGATTGGGCAGTGAGATTTCATATCTTTCAAGAAGTTCGAGATGCCGTTGAATCTGTGGAAAGCCTTAGAG GTGCGACGGTAGAGCCGTATGGCTCTTTTGTTTCTAATCTTTTCACAAGACGGGGGGATCTGGATATATCTATCCAGATACTCAGTGGTTCGTATATTACTTATGCTGGGAGAAAGCAGAAGGAGAGTTTACTAGCAGATTTACTGGAAACTCTTAGGAGTGAAG GTACATGGCGTAAGCTCAGGTTCGTCAACAATGCTAGAATACCCTTCTTGAAATTGGAGCACAACCTTCAAATCTCTGTTGACATCTCCATCAATAATCTGATTGGTCATATGAAGGCCAAGTTGCTATTCTGGATCAATGAGATCGATAGACGCTTCCATGAAATAGTTTTGCTG GTCAAGGAATGGGCAATAGCACACGATATAAACGAATCAGAGTCTGGGGCTTTGCATTCATATAGTCTCACCTTGCTGGTTATCTTTCATTTTCAG ACATGTGTACCGGCAATTCTACCTCCTCTAAAAGATCTCTATCCAGGAGATTTGGCACATGACCTTTCAG GTGTGAGAACTGATGCTGAGAAACAAATTGAAGAAACATTTGCTCTTAGCATGGACAGGTTTCGTAGGTCTAGGAAGATAAACCGAAGTTCTTTAACCGATCTGCTCATATCATTCTTTGCAAAG TTCTCTGACATTGATGAGAGGGCCCTAGTACAAGGCATTAATCCTTACTCTGGACAGTGGGAAGATATTGGGAGCAACATGGCATGGTTGCCCAGAAAATATGCACTCTAT GTTGAGGACCCTTTTGAGCAGCCTGCTAATACTGCAAGGACCGTAACCAACATCCATCTGACAAGAACGGCAGAGGCAATTCGAGCAACACACGATATACTTGCAGCAACAGGGCATAACCAGGCTACTCTCTTTGCTACACTAATTAGACAAGACCGATTGTCACCACGGACAAGATCAAAAGTCAGAAACCCTAAAGAGACTGGAAGCTACAACCTGAGTCGTCCACAGGTCGACAGAGCATCACATCAAACTCGCAATTCAAAGAATAATGGACGTTCAAAAAATGCGAATAAGAACAGACCAGTGTGGTCTAATCATAATCAGGCACAACAG CTGTTTTAA
- the LOC141697230 gene encoding protein HESO1-like, whose product MNSYNRVEQTLQDVLSLIKPNNDDWAVRFQIIQEVGDAVQTLESLRGATMEPIGSFVSNLFTRCGDLDLSVEILTRSHISNTWRKQKEDFLTEVLNALRSKGTWRKLRLISNAKVPFLRLEHNLQRISCDICINNLNGQMKSKLLFWITEIDERFRDVVLLVKEWAKAHEINESDSGTLNSYCLTLLVLFHFQTCVPAILPPTKNLYPGDLAHDLSGVRTDAEKQIEETCAVNIHRFQRSRRRNGSSLSALLISFFAKFSNIDARASKQGINPYTGKWEDIERNMAWLPRTFALYVEDPFEQPGNTARTVTSRHLTKMARAFRATRNKLQSNDHNQATLFANLVREELLQHVISSSVRNRNKPRNYNRSGPQVNKAVPSPSHQTGNTRKNGRSNNAKTGQPNQNQASQCSNNANTGQPNQNQEQQHSNKANTERSNNAKTGQPNQNQAQQRSNNANTVQPNQNQAQQIWRPKQRT is encoded by the exons ATGAATTCGTACAATCGAGTGGAGCAAACTCTGCAGGATGTTCTTTCTCTGATCAAACCTAATAACGATGACTGGGCAGTTAGATTTCAAATCATTCAAGAAGTTGGAGATGCCGTTCAGACTCTGGAAAGTCTTAGAG GTGCAACGATGGAACCGATTGGCTCCTTTGTCTCTAATCTATTCACCCGATGTGGGGATTTAGATTTATCTGTCGAAATTTTAACAAGATCACATATTTCGAATACTTGGAGAAAACAAAAGGAAGATTTTCTTACAGAAGTACTAAATGCCCTTAGAAGTAAAG GTACATGGCGAAAGCTCAGATTAATAAGTAATGCCAAAGTACCCTTCTTGAGGTTGGAGCACAACCTTCAACGCATCTCTTGTGATATATGCATTAATAATCTGAATGGACAAATGAAGTCCAAGTTGCTGTTCTGGATAACTGAGATTGATGAACGCTTTCGTGATGTGGTTTTGCTG GTCAAGGAATGGGCCAAAGCACATGAGATAAATGAATCGGACTCTGGAACTTTAAATTCATACTGTCTCACCTTACTGGTTCTCTTTCATTTTCAG ACATGTGTACCTGCAATCCTTCCTCCTACTAAAAATCTGTATCCAGGAGATTTGGCACATGACCTTTCAG GTGTGAGAACTGATGCTGAGAAACAAATTGAAGAAACATGTGCTGTGAACATACACAGGTTTCAAAGATCTAGGAGGCGTAACGGAAGTTCCTTATCTGCTCTGCTCATTTCTTTCTTTGCAAAG TTCTCTAACATCGATGCGAGGGCCTCAAAACAAGGCATTAACCCTTATACTGGAAAGTGGGAAGATATTGAAAGGAACATGGCATGGCTGCCCAGGACGTTTGCACTCtat GTTGAGGATCCTTTTGAGCAGCCTGGTAATACTGCAAGGACTGTTACCAGCAGACATCTAACAAAAATGGCACGTGCATTTCGAGCAACCCGCAATAAACTTCAATCAAATGATCATAACCAGGCTACTCTTTTTGCCAATCTTGTTAGAGAGGAGTTATTGCAACATGTGATAAGTTCATCAGTCAGAAACCGTAATAAGCCTAGAAACTACAACCGGAGTGGTCCTCAGGTAAACAAAGCAGTACCATCACCATCACATCAGACTGGCAATACAAGGAAAAATGGACGGTCCAACAATGCAAAAACAGGGCAGccaaatcagaatcaagcatcACAATGTTCCAACAATGCGAACACAGGGCAGCCAAATCAGAATCAAGAACAACAACATTCCAACAAAGCAAACACAGAACGTTCCAACAATGCAAAAACAGGGCAGCCAAATCAGAATCAAGCACAGCAACGTTCCAACAACGCAAACACAGTGCAGCCAAATCAGAATCAAGCACAACAGATCTGGAGGCCTAAACAGAGAACTTAA
- the LOC141698217 gene encoding uncharacterized protein LOC141698217 produces MVLPLFKLGSLALRTLSKPIASRLKVAAGHHPKFRQHIINFAQANHRLTTKMQRRIYGRATNVEIRPLNEERAVQAAADLIGEAFLFSVAGAAIVFEVQRNARSEAKKEEARKQEIEQLRQHDIELAKEVELLRAKVEGLEQFRREALLAGTLKSNSQNKDAKPAKSS; encoded by the exons ATGGTTCTCCCTTTGTTTAAACTAGGATCACTTGCTTTGAGAACACTTAGCAAACCTATTGCTAGTAGACTCAAAGTTGCTGCTGGTCATCATCCTAAGTTTCGTCAACATATTATTAATTTCGCTCAG GCAAATCATCGGCTTactacaaaaatgcaaagaagaATCTATGGTCGTGCAACTAATGTTGAAATTCGACCTCTAAATGAAGAGAGAGCTGTTCAAGCTGCTGCTGACCTTATTGGGGAGGCCTTCCTCTTCTCG GTTGCAGGAGCTGCTATCGTCTTTGAAGTCCAAAGGAATGCTAGGTCCGAAGCAAAAAAGGAGGAAGCCCGTAAGCAAGAAATAGAG CAACTGAGGCAGCACGATATTGAGTTAGCAAAAGAAGTGGAGCTTCTTCGAGCTAAAGTTGAAGGGCTTGAGCAGTTCCGCAGAGAAGCACTTCTTGCTGGTACTTTGAAGTCCAACAGTCAAAATAAAGATGCCAAACCTGCAAAGTCTTCATGA